Proteins encoded together in one Otariodibacter oris window:
- the mrcB gene encoding penicillin-binding protein 1B: MSKYSETEQQADVAQKAKSAKKKRKSYIIPTLFKVFLLGSSCVALYGLYLDGQIRTKMDGQIWQLPAEVYSRIESIRVQDNLTLEQVKLALLDNGYREVSIIATPGDFKINNDGSLILLRRAFSFPDSPEAQRVLRLRFVSERLARIEDLVLLKEIDEFRLDPKLIAMLHSDNDEERLALRLQDYPSLLIDTLILTEDQRFFQHNGISPLSIARALITNYQAGRTVQGASTLTQQLVKNLFLTSEKSIERKVNEALMSVILDARYDKNRILETYLNEIYLGQNGSYQIHGFALASQFYFGRPVQEISLSQMALLVGMAKGASLYNPWRNPELALERRNVVLKILLDHDRISQSDYDFLVKQPLGVNEKGNVYRQQPAFMHALNLDIKQEIGENRLNTLSGAKIFTTLDRKQQRSAELAVINGVADLENSSRRVHDLQSAVVVAEYSTGKVRAIVGGVQTQYAGFNRALQSKRQIGSLVKPSIYAIALSHPDLFRLNTPIENQPISIKVDNTLWSPRNYNHQFSGSVMLMDALVRSLNIPTVNIGMKVGLMNVIAKQKEMGWDTTVIPPYPATLLGSYSISPYDVTKSYQVIANKGVKTPLTTIEAIISHQGNMIYRHDMDNESTQVLPPEASIQTLYAMQQVVERGTGRSLQSDFSSLHLAGKTGTTNNARDTWFVGIDGQNVTTVWLGKDNNSDTHLTGSSGALQIYKEYLKRALPSPLRLPTSDNIQWVGINSYGGWDCYSSRKIPVWKDHGQSYCSGGSNSIKAKPSVWDALSLGSDSN, from the coding sequence ATGTCGAAATATTCAGAAACAGAGCAGCAAGCTGATGTAGCTCAAAAGGCTAAATCAGCCAAAAAGAAAAGAAAGTCTTATATCATTCCTACTTTGTTTAAAGTATTCCTGTTGGGGAGTTCTTGTGTTGCTTTGTATGGACTTTATCTTGATGGGCAGATCCGTACAAAAATGGATGGGCAAATATGGCAATTACCCGCAGAGGTATATAGCCGTATTGAAAGTATTCGAGTTCAAGATAATTTAACTCTGGAGCAAGTAAAATTAGCGCTATTGGATAATGGCTATAGGGAAGTCTCGATTATTGCGACGCCAGGTGATTTTAAAATAAATAATGATGGTTCATTAATCCTTCTTCGTCGTGCCTTTTCATTTCCTGACAGTCCAGAAGCACAGCGTGTTTTGCGATTACGTTTTGTGAGTGAGCGATTAGCGAGAATAGAAGATCTTGTCTTGTTAAAAGAAATTGATGAATTTCGCTTAGATCCTAAATTAATTGCAATGCTCCACTCTGATAACGATGAAGAACGTTTAGCACTTCGTTTGCAAGATTATCCTAGTTTATTGATTGATACTTTAATTCTTACCGAAGATCAGCGATTCTTTCAGCATAATGGAATTAGCCCATTAAGTATTGCTCGTGCGTTAATTACCAATTATCAAGCGGGTAGAACTGTTCAAGGGGCAAGTACCTTAACTCAGCAATTAGTAAAAAATTTATTTTTAACCAGTGAGAAATCCATTGAGCGAAAAGTCAATGAAGCTTTGATGTCAGTGATATTGGATGCTCGTTATGATAAAAATCGTATTTTAGAAACTTATCTCAATGAAATCTATTTGGGGCAAAATGGCAGTTACCAAATTCATGGATTTGCATTAGCCAGTCAGTTTTACTTTGGTCGTCCTGTACAAGAGATCAGTTTGTCACAAATGGCATTATTGGTTGGGATGGCAAAAGGAGCATCGCTTTATAATCCTTGGCGGAATCCAGAATTAGCCTTGGAACGTCGTAATGTTGTGCTTAAAATTTTATTAGATCACGATCGAATTTCTCAATCTGACTATGATTTTTTGGTTAAACAACCATTAGGTGTGAATGAAAAAGGAAACGTATATCGTCAACAACCTGCCTTTATGCACGCACTTAATTTAGATATTAAACAAGAGATTGGTGAAAATAGGCTGAATACGCTTTCTGGTGCGAAAATTTTTACTACCTTGGATAGAAAACAGCAACGTTCTGCTGAGTTAGCCGTTATTAATGGTGTGGCCGATCTTGAAAATTCTAGTCGTAGGGTTCACGATTTACAGTCTGCTGTAGTGGTTGCCGAATATTCGACAGGTAAAGTGAGAGCAATTGTAGGTGGCGTACAAACCCAATATGCAGGGTTTAACCGTGCATTACAATCTAAACGACAAATAGGATCATTAGTCAAACCATCTATCTATGCAATTGCACTTTCTCATCCTGATTTATTTAGATTAAATACCCCCATAGAAAATCAACCAATATCCATTAAGGTTGACAATACGTTATGGTCACCTCGCAATTATAACCATCAATTCAGTGGTTCTGTAATGCTAATGGATGCATTGGTTCGTTCATTGAATATTCCTACAGTGAATATTGGGATGAAAGTAGGATTAATGAATGTGATTGCTAAACAGAAAGAAATGGGGTGGGATACGACTGTAATTCCACCGTATCCTGCAACTTTATTAGGTTCATATTCTATTTCACCATACGATGTGACAAAATCTTATCAAGTTATTGCTAATAAAGGTGTAAAAACACCATTGACCACAATTGAGGCGATTATTTCTCATCAAGGAAATATGATTTATCGCCATGATATGGATAATGAAAGTACGCAAGTTTTACCTCCAGAAGCTTCCATTCAAACATTGTATGCGATGCAACAAGTGGTGGAACGCGGAACAGGTAGAAGTTTACAAAGTGATTTTTCATCATTACATTTAGCGGGTAAAACAGGTACGACAAATAATGCACGTGACACATGGTTTGTGGGTATTGATGGGCAGAATGTAACAACGGTATGGTTAGGCAAGGATAACAACAGCGATACCCATCTTACGGGTTCTAGTGGTGCATTGCAGATTTATAAAGAGTATTTAAAACGGGCTTTACCTTCTCCACTTAGATTACCAACAAGTGATAATATTCAGTGGGTTGGGATTAATAGTTATGGTGGTTGGGATTGCTACAGTTCAAGGAAAATTCCAGTTTGGAAAGATCATGGTCAAAGCTATTGCTCGGGAGGCTCTAACAGTATTAAAGCAAAACCGAGTGTATGGGACGCATTATCGTTGGGAAGTGACTCTAACTAA
- the menB gene encoding 1,4-dihydroxy-2-naphthoyl-CoA synthase: MQNPKDDVLYAPVEWQDCSNGYSDILYHKSSDGIAKITINRPEVRNAFRPQTVKEMIHAFADARFDADIGVIVLTGQGEKAFCSGGDQKVRGDYGGYKDESGVHHLNVLDFQRDIRSCPKPVVAMVAGYAIGGGHVLHMLCDLTIAADNAIFGQTGPKVGSFDGGWGASYMARIVGQKKAREIWFLCRQYDAQEALDMGLVNTVVPYADLEKETVRWCREMLRNSPIALRCLKAALNADCDGQAGLQELAGNATMLFYMTEEGQEGRNAFNEKRAPDFSKFQRNP, from the coding sequence ATGCAAAATCCAAAAGATGATGTGCTGTATGCACCAGTAGAATGGCAAGATTGTAGCAATGGTTATAGTGATATTTTGTACCATAAATCCAGTGATGGTATTGCAAAAATTACAATTAACCGCCCTGAAGTACGTAATGCGTTTAGACCGCAAACAGTCAAAGAAATGATTCACGCTTTTGCTGATGCACGTTTTGATGCCGATATCGGTGTGATTGTACTAACAGGACAAGGCGAGAAAGCATTCTGTTCTGGTGGTGATCAAAAAGTGCGTGGTGATTACGGCGGTTATAAAGATGAAAGCGGTGTACACCACTTAAACGTATTGGATTTCCAACGTGATATTCGTAGCTGTCCAAAACCCGTTGTGGCAATGGTAGCGGGTTATGCGATTGGCGGTGGACACGTTTTACATATGTTATGTGACCTCACTATCGCAGCGGACAATGCTATTTTCGGTCAAACAGGCCCTAAAGTCGGTTCTTTCGATGGCGGTTGGGGTGCAAGTTATATGGCACGTATCGTGGGTCAGAAAAAAGCACGTGAAATCTGGTTCTTATGTCGTCAATATGATGCACAAGAAGCATTAGATATGGGCTTAGTAAATACTGTTGTGCCTTATGCTGACTTAGAAAAAGAAACTGTCCGCTGGTGTCGTGAAATGTTAAGAAACAGTCCAATCGCTTTACGTTGCTTAAAAGCGGCTTTAAATGCAGATTGTGATGGTCAAGCAGGATTACAAGAATTAGCAGGTAACGCTACAATGCTATTCTATATGACTGAAGAGGGGCAAGAAGGACGTAATGCCTTTAATGAAAAACGCGCGCCTGATTTCAGTAAATTCCAACGTAACCCTTAA
- the xerD gene encoding site-specific tyrosine recombinase XerD — MKILDPIIEQFLDILWQEHQLSQNTISSYRQDLISFTEWLKSPRDFLTLDHSDLQSFLSERLSNGYKSTSSARMMSCLRKFFRFLVLENYRSNDPTETLTFPKVSMHLPKSLSESQVLDLLNAPNTEDPLELRDKAMLELLYATGLRVTELVSLAIENMSLTQGLIRVVGKGDKERIVPLGEEASYWIRDYFQYSRPILLGNLQSDVVFPSRLGRIMTRQTFWHRIKHYALLVGIPRDKLSPHVLRHAFATHLVNHGADLRVVQMLLGHSDLSTTQIYTHVAKARLKSLHQQFHPRG, encoded by the coding sequence ATGAAAATCCTAGATCCTATTATTGAACAATTTTTAGATATTTTGTGGCAAGAGCATCAGCTATCACAAAATACAATTTCCTCTTATCGTCAAGATCTCATATCTTTTACGGAATGGCTAAAATCCCCCAGAGATTTTTTAACGCTTGATCATTCTGATTTACAAAGTTTTTTATCAGAAAGATTATCTAATGGCTATAAATCAACAAGTTCAGCAAGAATGATGAGCTGTTTGCGTAAGTTTTTCCGTTTCTTAGTGCTAGAGAATTATCGATCAAATGATCCTACAGAAACATTAACATTTCCTAAAGTCTCAATGCATTTACCAAAATCATTGAGTGAATCACAAGTTTTAGATTTACTCAATGCACCAAATACTGAAGATCCTTTAGAATTACGTGATAAAGCCATGTTAGAGCTTTTATATGCCACGGGGTTACGTGTCACGGAGCTTGTTTCTTTAGCTATTGAAAATATGAGTTTAACACAAGGTTTAATTCGTGTTGTGGGGAAAGGAGACAAAGAAAGAATAGTACCTTTGGGTGAAGAAGCGAGTTATTGGATTCGTGATTATTTTCAGTATAGTAGACCCATTTTATTGGGAAATTTGCAATCAGATGTTGTTTTTCCTAGCCGTTTAGGCAGAATAATGACTCGTCAGACATTCTGGCACAGAATTAAACACTATGCATTGCTAGTAGGCATTCCAAGAGATAAACTCTCACCTCATGTATTACGTCATGCGTTTGCCACTCATTTGGTTAATCATGGTGCTGATTTGAGAGTTGTTCAAATGTTATTAGGGCATAGTGACCTTTCTACCACACAAATTTATACTCATGTTGCGAAAGCCCGATTAAAATCACTTCATCAACAATTTCATCCAAGAGGATAA
- the murI gene encoding glutamate racemase yields the protein MKPTILLYDSGMGGLTIYDAIRQSLPDAHYLYCFDNAYFPYSEKTEDFLIQRAELIVQTIARNYPLDMVVVACNTASTVVLPTLREKFSFHVVGTVPAIKPAAAISKTGKIGLLATKGTVNRQYVSDLIQTYASHHQIEKIGTTDLVELVEEKQQTGFVDMQRLKEIILPWRDEMDLDTVILGCTHFPLVKEELMQLLPQVKYFIDPGNGIAKRVVTLLSNELKLNNSEKVDKYNQAFCTKRTEDFEQRKNVMKNWQFENLTVLDL from the coding sequence ATGAAACCAACTATTCTGCTATACGATTCAGGTATGGGTGGATTAACCATCTATGATGCTATTCGCCAAAGTTTGCCTGATGCTCACTATTTATATTGTTTTGATAATGCTTATTTTCCCTATTCTGAAAAAACAGAGGATTTTTTAATTCAGCGAGCAGAATTGATTGTACAAACGATCGCTCGTAACTATCCGCTTGATATGGTCGTAGTGGCTTGTAATACAGCAAGTACGGTAGTTTTACCCACATTACGTGAAAAATTCTCTTTTCATGTAGTTGGCACAGTTCCTGCGATCAAACCTGCGGCAGCGATTTCTAAAACAGGTAAAATTGGATTATTAGCGACAAAGGGAACCGTGAATCGTCAATATGTTTCAGATCTTATCCAAACCTACGCTAGTCATCATCAAATTGAGAAAATCGGCACGACGGATTTAGTCGAACTTGTAGAAGAAAAGCAGCAAACTGGTTTTGTAGATATGCAACGCTTGAAAGAAATTATTCTACCTTGGCGAGATGAAATGGACTTGGATACCGTTATTCTAGGATGTACACACTTTCCATTAGTAAAAGAGGAGTTAATGCAATTGCTTCCTCAGGTAAAATATTTTATTGATCCTGGTAATGGTATTGCAAAAAGAGTGGTTACACTTCTTTCAAATGAATTGAAATTGAATAATAGTGAGAAAGTAGATAAATATAATCAAGCTTTTTGTACGAAGAGAACGGAAGATTTTGAACAAAGAAAGAATGTCATGAAAAATTGGCAGTTTGAGAATTTAACCGTATTAGACTTATAG
- a CDS encoding phospho-sugar mutase: MSELFNLAKNWLEQDPDTETKTELTKLLELAQSGDYDAERELASRFDGRLQFGTAGLRGRLQAGPMGMNRVLVAQAAGGLANYLKDYDKDQPSIVIGYDGRKNSDVFARDTAEIMAGAGIKAYLLPRMLPTPVLAFAIKYFDTTAGVMVTASHNPPEDNGYKVYLGKANGGGQIVSPADKDIAKLIDKVAAGSITDLPRSKDFTVLSDEVVNAYIEKTASLAKQPEADINYVYTAMHGVGYEVLTKTLAKAGLPQPHLVKEQIQPDGTFPTVNFPNPEEKGALDLAIKLAKEKNAEFIIANDPDADRLAVAVPDAEGNWKSLHGNVVGCLLGWYLAKQYQAEGKKGVLACSLVSSPALAEIAKKYGFESQETLTGFKYIGKVDGLLFGFEEALGYLVDPDKVRDKDGISAAVMFLDIVRYLKKQGKTLADYAEEFTQEFGAYVSSQISIRVQDLSDISKLMAALRNNPPSEIGGFKVSQFVDHTKTDRQSDILVFTLENGSRLIVRPSGTEPKIKFYLDVRGDNAQHAEKVLAQFDESVRSLLRQEQYGKQDC; this comes from the coding sequence ATGTCAGAACTTTTTAATTTGGCTAAAAATTGGCTAGAACAAGATCCAGATACAGAAACAAAAACCGAATTAACAAAACTTCTCGAGTTAGCTCAATCTGGAGATTATGATGCAGAGCGTGAGTTAGCAAGTCGTTTTGATGGACGTTTGCAATTTGGTACAGCAGGCTTACGTGGTCGTTTACAAGCGGGACCAATGGGTATGAATAGAGTCCTTGTTGCACAAGCTGCAGGTGGTTTAGCAAATTATTTGAAAGACTATGACAAAGACCAACCTTCTATCGTCATTGGTTATGATGGTCGTAAGAATTCAGATGTTTTTGCTCGCGATACTGCTGAAATCATGGCAGGTGCAGGAATTAAAGCCTATCTATTACCAAGAATGTTACCAACTCCAGTGTTAGCTTTTGCGATTAAATATTTTGATACTACTGCGGGCGTTATGGTCACAGCAAGCCACAACCCTCCAGAAGACAATGGCTATAAAGTCTATTTAGGCAAAGCAAATGGTGGTGGACAAATTGTTTCTCCAGCAGATAAAGATATTGCAAAATTAATTGATAAAGTCGCCGCTGGTTCTATTACTGATTTACCTCGTAGCAAAGATTTCACTGTATTAAGTGATGAAGTGGTTAATGCTTATATTGAGAAAACAGCAAGTCTAGCAAAACAACCAGAAGCTGATATTAACTATGTTTATACTGCAATGCATGGTGTGGGTTATGAAGTATTAACGAAGACTTTAGCAAAAGCAGGTTTACCTCAACCACACTTAGTTAAAGAACAAATTCAACCAGATGGTACATTCCCGACAGTTAATTTCCCAAATCCAGAAGAGAAAGGTGCATTAGATTTAGCGATTAAATTAGCGAAAGAGAAAAATGCTGAGTTTATTATTGCGAACGACCCTGATGCAGACCGTTTAGCTGTGGCAGTACCAGATGCAGAAGGCAATTGGAAATCTTTACATGGTAATGTGGTTGGATGCTTATTAGGTTGGTATTTAGCAAAACAATACCAAGCGGAAGGTAAAAAAGGTGTATTAGCTTGCTCATTAGTTTCTTCGCCTGCATTAGCAGAAATTGCGAAAAAATATGGCTTTGAGTCTCAAGAAACATTAACAGGATTCAAATATATCGGTAAAGTTGATGGGTTATTATTTGGTTTTGAAGAGGCTTTAGGCTATTTAGTTGACCCAGATAAAGTACGCGATAAAGACGGGATTTCTGCAGCAGTTATGTTCCTAGATATCGTACGCTATTTGAAAAAACAAGGTAAAACGCTAGCGGATTACGCGGAAGAATTCACTCAAGAATTTGGTGCTTATGTGAGTAGTCAAATTTCAATTCGTGTTCAGGATTTGAGTGACATTAGTAAATTGATGGCTGCATTACGTAATAACCCACCAAGTGAAATCGGCGGATTTAAAGTAAGCCAATTTGTCGATCATACGAAGACAGATCGTCAAAGTGATATTTTAGTGTTTACCCTTGAAAATGGTAGTCGCTTAATTGTTCGTCCATCAGGTACAGAACCAAAAATCAAATTCTATCTTGATGTGCGTGGTGATAATGCACAACATGCAGAAAAAGTATTAGCTCAATTTGATGAAAGTGTACGCTCACTTTTACGTCAAGAGCAATATGGCAAACAAGATTGCTAA
- a CDS encoding DUF5389 family protein, whose protein sequence is MNTTQKGFSSFGWALALLCLPSALWPLALLVSPSFSQHSELTLFQADFFSVVFWIYPFILLLVALVLFQIHKKNPLLAKILLSLSFIVFYGLVGYIVSFF, encoded by the coding sequence ATGAATACGACACAAAAAGGTTTTTCTTCATTCGGTTGGGCCTTAGCTTTATTATGTTTACCAAGTGCATTATGGCCATTGGCTCTATTAGTTTCACCAAGTTTTAGCCAACATTCAGAGCTAACATTATTTCAAGCTGATTTCTTTTCTGTGGTTTTTTGGATTTATCCATTCATACTATTGCTAGTGGCATTAGTACTATTTCAAATTCATAAGAAAAATCCATTATTAGCTAAGATATTACTATCATTAAGTTTTATTGTGTTTTATGGCTTAGTCGGGTATATCGTAAGTTTTTTTTAA
- a CDS encoding chorismate--pyruvate lyase family protein, with protein MNKLNLYRNIFKNSDWKTTQNNVASNIADWLFHTASLTQKLQTVSQNISVEITQEDWQAVSLSNNFAKYSQEQTAWVREIVLKGDSSPWIFAQTVFPRATIENVAQEILQLGEKPIGLWLFPQNPIRQSLEWTFDSKTGLYARRSLLLLKDYPLEIYELFLAEFPFEPNSRKE; from the coding sequence ATGAACAAACTTAACTTGTACCGCAATATATTCAAAAACTCTGACTGGAAAACGACACAGAATAATGTCGCTTCAAACATTGCTGATTGGCTATTTCATACGGCATCATTGACCCAAAAATTACAGACTGTGAGCCAAAATATCTCTGTTGAAATTACGCAAGAAGATTGGCAAGCGGTCAGTTTATCCAATAATTTTGCAAAATATTCACAGGAACAGACCGCTTGGGTCAGAGAGATTGTATTAAAGGGAGATAGCTCGCCATGGATTTTTGCTCAAACCGTTTTTCCTCGAGCTACAATTGAAAATGTTGCACAAGAGATTCTTCAATTAGGGGAAAAACCAATAGGCTTATGGTTATTTCCACAAAATCCTATTCGTCAAAGTTTAGAATGGACTTTTGATTCAAAGACAGGGTTATACGCTAGACGCTCTTTATTATTGTTAAAAGATTATCCTTTAGAAATTTATGAACTGTTCTTAGCTGAATTTCCATTTGAACCAAATTCACGAAAAGAGTAG
- a CDS encoding FKBP-type peptidyl-prolyl cis-trans isomerase — MSLNLDSIALESVEAQGGYGIGLQIGQQLLTSGLEVEPEAVVKGIFDVLNQNPPAIDLNVVTKALQELQQRAEAHQAEAFKAIEAEGKAFLEENKKHASVKETESGLQYEVLTEGTGKIPTQVDKVRVHYTGSLIDGTVFDSSVQRGTPAEFPVNGVIAGWIEALTMMPVGSKWRLTIPHNLAYGERGAGGSIPPFSTLVFEVELLDIL, encoded by the coding sequence ATGTCTTTAAATTTAGATTCAATCGCATTAGAAAGCGTAGAAGCACAAGGTGGATACGGTATCGGATTACAAATTGGTCAACAATTATTAACTAGTGGCTTAGAAGTTGAGCCTGAAGCTGTTGTAAAAGGTATTTTTGACGTATTAAATCAAAACCCACCAGCAATTGACTTAAACGTAGTGACAAAAGCATTACAAGAATTACAACAACGTGCAGAAGCACATCAAGCAGAAGCATTCAAAGCAATTGAAGCTGAAGGAAAAGCATTCTTAGAAGAAAATAAAAAACACGCAAGTGTAAAAGAAACAGAAAGCGGTTTACAATATGAAGTATTAACTGAAGGTACGGGTAAAATTCCAACACAAGTTGATAAAGTGCGTGTTCATTACACAGGTTCTTTAATTGATGGTACTGTGTTCGATAGTTCTGTACAAAGAGGTACGCCTGCTGAATTCCCAGTAAATGGTGTGATTGCAGGTTGGATTGAAGCATTAACTATGATGCCAGTGGGTTCAAAATGGCGTTTAACTATTCCACATAACCTTGCTTACGGTGAACGTGGCGCTGGTGGTTCAATCCCACCATTTAGCACATTAGTTTTTGAAGTAGAACTTTTAGATATTCTATAA
- a CDS encoding AMP-dependent synthetase/ligase produces the protein MSLLDFHIVNGFISRSTKQPESTALRFLEEDKWHSISWDSFKKQIDSISHALLANKIGIQDKIGIFSNNTPRWTMTDFATMQIRGVTVPIYATNTDKQVEYIINDAGIKILFVGSQEQYDLAVKIANKCTQLQKIVSMDDSINLYEFPLAQSWNDFCQVEPQSTELEKRLASKKMSDLFTLLYTSGTTGEPKGVMLDYANLAHQLQVHSQTIKIYESDVSLSFLPLSHIFERTWSMYVLYRGAVNCYLEDTNQVREALTTLKPTLMCAVPRFYEKIYAAIWDKVEKAPFHRRALFKWAIKQGEAHFKAEKPSFFLQKRYQLADKLVLSKLRNLLGGNIRLMPCGGAKLEPSIGLFFHSIGLNVKLGYGMTETTATVSCWDDKGFNPESIGTVMPNAEVKIGENNEILIRGGMVMRGYYNKPEETAQAFTEDGFLKTGDAGEIDEHGNLFITDRIKELMKTSNGKYIAPQYIEGKIGKDKFIEQIAVIADAKKYVSALIVPCFESLEEHAKQLNIKYHDRLDLIKHSEIVQMFEKRLGELQKELASFEQVKKFTLLSEAFSTKMEEITPTLKLRRKVIMKRYKDQIEAMYRKTDKGNS, from the coding sequence ATGAGTTTGTTAGACTTTCATATCGTGAATGGATTTATTTCTCGTTCAACAAAACAACCAGAGAGTACTGCATTACGCTTTCTTGAAGAGGATAAATGGCATTCAATTTCATGGGACTCTTTTAAAAAACAAATAGATAGTATTTCTCATGCTTTATTGGCCAATAAAATTGGTATTCAGGATAAAATCGGTATTTTTTCGAATAATACGCCTCGTTGGACAATGACCGATTTTGCAACGATGCAAATTAGAGGTGTTACCGTTCCTATTTATGCAACAAATACCGATAAGCAAGTCGAATATATTATTAATGATGCAGGTATTAAGATTCTATTTGTTGGCTCTCAAGAACAGTATGATCTTGCTGTAAAAATAGCGAACAAGTGTACTCAATTACAAAAAATTGTGTCGATGGATGATTCAATTAATTTATATGAGTTTCCTTTAGCACAATCATGGAACGATTTTTGCCAAGTTGAACCTCAATCTACAGAATTAGAGAAGCGTTTAGCAAGTAAGAAAATGTCAGATTTATTTACCTTACTTTATACTTCAGGGACAACAGGCGAGCCTAAAGGCGTGATGCTTGATTATGCGAATTTAGCCCATCAGTTACAAGTACATAGCCAAACTATCAAGATTTATGAATCAGATGTCTCGCTCTCTTTCTTGCCTTTATCTCATATTTTTGAACGCACATGGTCAATGTATGTATTGTATCGCGGGGCGGTCAATTGCTATTTGGAAGATACAAATCAAGTTCGTGAAGCTTTAACCACATTAAAACCGACATTAATGTGTGCAGTTCCTAGATTTTACGAAAAAATTTATGCAGCAATTTGGGATAAAGTGGAAAAAGCGCCATTTCATCGTAGAGCCTTATTCAAATGGGCGATTAAACAAGGCGAAGCACATTTTAAAGCGGAAAAACCTTCATTCTTCTTACAAAAGCGTTATCAATTAGCTGATAAATTGGTACTTTCCAAGTTACGTAATCTGTTGGGTGGCAATATTCGCTTAATGCCTTGTGGCGGGGCTAAATTAGAGCCTTCGATTGGTTTATTTTTCCATAGTATCGGGCTTAATGTGAAATTAGGTTATGGAATGACAGAAACGACCGCTACCGTTTCTTGTTGGGATGATAAAGGGTTTAATCCAGAATCTATCGGTACAGTGATGCCTAATGCGGAAGTGAAAATCGGCGAGAATAACGAAATTCTGATTCGTGGCGGAATGGTCATGCGTGGGTATTATAATAAGCCCGAAGAAACCGCTCAGGCATTTACCGAAGATGGTTTTCTAAAAACAGGCGATGCAGGGGAAATTGATGAACATGGCAATTTGTTTATCACTGATCGTATAAAAGAATTGATGAAAACGTCTAACGGTAAATATATTGCTCCACAATATATTGAAGGCAAAATTGGTAAAGATAAATTTATCGAGCAAATTGCTGTGATCGCGGATGCGAAAAAATACGTATCCGCATTGATCGTGCCTTGCTTTGAGAGTTTAGAAGAACATGCCAAGCAGTTGAATATTAAATATCATGATAGATTGGACTTGATTAAACATTCTGAAATCGTGCAAATGTTTGAGAAACGACTAGGAGAACTTCAAAAAGAGCTGGCAAGTTTCGAGCAAGTGAAAAAATTCACACTGTTATCGGAAGCCTTCTCAACTAAGATGGAAGAAATTACCCCAACATTGAAATTACGCCGAAAAGTGATAATGAAACGCTATAAAGATCAAATTGAAGCTATGTATCGCAAAACAGATAAAGGAAATTCGTAA
- a CDS encoding OB-fold protein encodes MNKKLATLVCSTLFLTSCADLNSALDSVNKTISSVAQPPQAKVLNSNQICEDFLDNEVVAKRNWINSYVSVKGKIESIYEDEWGDTNVIISAGRGVSIGASLNPGVNIDSLKRGNNINIKGYLETIMHTGTCKILIDKATL; translated from the coding sequence ATGAATAAAAAATTAGCAACATTAGTATGTTCAACCTTATTTCTTACTTCTTGTGCAGATCTAAACTCCGCTTTAGATTCCGTCAATAAAACGATCAGTTCAGTGGCTCAACCTCCTCAAGCAAAAGTACTTAATTCAAATCAAATATGTGAAGACTTTTTAGACAATGAAGTTGTTGCCAAAAGAAATTGGATAAATAGTTATGTTTCTGTTAAAGGAAAAATAGAATCCATTTATGAAGATGAATGGGGAGACACTAACGTAATTATAAGTGCTGGTAGAGGAGTTAGCATTGGGGCATCATTAAATCCCGGAGTAAATATAGATAGTTTAAAAAGAGGTAATAATATAAATATTAAGGGATATCTAGAAACAATTATGCATACAGGAACTTGTAAGATTTTAATTGATAAAGCCACCTTATAG